GACAGCCGCACGAAGCGCGCGGGCGACTACATCGAGCAGATCGGCTACTACGACCCCCGCGAGACGACCGAGGAGTCGCTCAAGGTGAACGCCGAGCGCGCCTCCCACTGGCTCAAGCTCGGCGCCCAGCCGACCGACACGGCGCTCCGCCTGCTCGAGAAGGCCGGCGTCGAGACGCCGAACGTGAAGGCCAAGCGCAAGGCCGCCTACCGGAAGCGCCAGGAGGCCGCCGCCAGCTCCTGAGGACCGGAGGGCCAATGGTCGTCGACCTCGTCAACTACTGTCTCGTGAACCTGGTGCAGGACCCTGAGCGGTTGGAGGTCCGGGCCGAGCGCGAGGACCGCACCGTCGTCATCAAGGTGCGCTGCGCCCCCGAGGACGCGGGGCGCGTCATCGGACGCGGCGGTCGCGTGATCAACGCCGTGCGCACGCTGGCGCGCGCCGCCGCCGACGGCAGGCAGCGCGTCGAGGTCCAGCTGCTGGAATGACGCGCGCCTCCACCCCGCCGGCCGGCTACGTCAGGGTCGGCAGGCTCGGGCGGTCGTTCAAGCTCGACGGCGGGGTGAGGCTGCTGGTGGAGGCCGAGCTGGACGGCGACGAGCTGGAGGCGCTGCTCGGCTCCGCCCCCAGGCTGTTCGTGACGGGACTGGGGACCACGCGGCTCCGGCGCGCCGAGGAGCGCTCCGGGTCGCTCGTCGTGCACCTCGAGGGCGTGCGCGACCGCGAGACCGCGCGCTCGCTCGTCAACGCCGGCGTGTGGGCCGACCCCACCGACCTCCCCGGAGACCTGGCCGAGCGCGTGGCCGAGCCGCCGCCCGGCGAGGCGCTCGAGGGGCTGCCCGTGCTCGTGGACGGCGCCAGGGTCGGCGAGGTCGCCGACGCCTACCTCAACGACGCGAACCCGTACGTCGAGGTCGCCCTGGAGCGTGGCGGGAGCGCCCTGGTGCCGCTCGTCGCGCCCTACGTCTCGCTCACGGACGAGGCCCTCGAGCTCACCGACCCGCCTCCCGGGCTACTCGAGTAGCAGCGGCCTTGCGCTTCACCGTCTACACCCTCTTCCCCGGGCTCGTGACGCCCTACCTGGGCGAGGCGCTGCTGGCGCGGGCCATCCGCGAGGGCATCGTCGAGGTCGAGGTGCGCGACCTGAGGCGCTTCGCCGGCAACCGCACGGGACGCGTCGACGACGCGCCCTACGGCGGCGGAGCCGGGATGGTCATGCGCGTCGACGTCGCCGCGTCCGCGATCGACGAGGCCGCCGGCGACGACCCCCCGCCCGACGAGGTCGTGCTGCTCACGCCCGCGGGCGAGCGCCTGACACAGCCCCTGGTGGAGGAGCTCGCCTCGCGCCGGCACGTCTGCCTGCTGTCGGCCCGCTACGAGGGCTTCGACGCGCGCGTCGAGAGCCTGGTCACGCGCGAGGTGTCGATAGGCGACTTCGTGCTGATGGGCGGCGAGCTGCCGGCCCTGTGCGTGATCGAGGCCGTGACGCGCCTGCTCCCCGGGGCCCTCGGCGACGAGGAGAGCCACCGCCAGGACTCGTTCGCCTCCGGCCTGCTCGACTACCCCGAGTACACGCGCCCGGCGGAGTTCCGCGGCCTCGCGGTACCGGAGGTGCTCCTCTCCGGCCACCACGGCAACGTCGCGGCGTGGCGACGACGCGAGGCGCTGCGGCGGACCCTGCTGCGCCGACCCGACCTCCTGGCGCGAGCCGCGCTCACCGAGGAGGACGAGCGAGAGCTGGCGCGCCTGCGCGCCGAGCTGGGGATCGAAGGGGTCGTCAGCGCCGACGCCGACGAGGCGGACGGCTGACCGCCGCCCGCCGCCGGCTCACTCGGCCGCCTCGAGGCGGTCGATCACCAGCTGCGTGACGTCGAGGTCGGGGTCGCCGTAGACGACGAGCTGCAGCTCGCGCGCCTTGTCGGCGTCGAGGATCACCGTGTAGCCGTTCTCCTCGGCGAGCTGGGCGAGGATCTCGTTCACGGCCTCGATCGCCGGCTGGGCGGCCTCGTCGATCTCCTGGCGGTAGCGCTCCTGCACGGCGTTCGCCGAGGCGACGAGCGCCTGGTAGCGCTCGCTCTCCTCGGGCGTGAGCTCCTCGCCGGCCGCGATGCGCTGCTCGAGCTCCTGGATGCTAGCGGCGAGGTCCTCGATCTCG
Above is a window of Trueperaceae bacterium DNA encoding:
- the rpsP gene encoding 30S ribosomal protein S16; this encodes MVKIRLMRMGSIHNPHFRLVVVDSRTKRAGDYIEQIGYYDPRETTEESLKVNAERASHWLKLGAQPTDTALRLLEKAGVETPNVKAKRKAAYRKRQEAAASS
- a CDS encoding KH domain-containing protein; translated protein: MVVDLVNYCLVNLVQDPERLEVRAEREDRTVVIKVRCAPEDAGRVIGRGGRVINAVRTLARAAADGRQRVEVQLLE
- the trmD gene encoding tRNA (guanosine(37)-N1)-methyltransferase TrmD — encoded protein: MRFTVYTLFPGLVTPYLGEALLARAIREGIVEVEVRDLRRFAGNRTGRVDDAPYGGGAGMVMRVDVAASAIDEAAGDDPPPDEVVLLTPAGERLTQPLVEELASRRHVCLLSARYEGFDARVESLVTREVSIGDFVLMGGELPALCVIEAVTRLLPGALGDEESHRQDSFASGLLDYPEYTRPAEFRGLAVPEVLLSGHHGNVAAWRRREALRRTLLRRPDLLARAALTEEDERELARLRAELGIEGVVSADADEADG
- a CDS encoding OmpH family outer membrane protein; translation: MKRLTVLGAALVLALAFAFTHLSAQGRPTKVVFVRSQAAILAHPAGARVNELKEQAQAEIEDLAASIQELEQRIAAGEELTPEESERYQALVASANAVQERYRQEIDEAAQPAIEAVNEILAQLAEENGYTVILDADKARELQLVVYGDPDLDVTQLVIDRLEAAE